In Sphingomonas profundi, the sequence CCGGCGCTGCTGGGCGCGCTTCAGCGATAGTTGAAGCTCACGCTGATCCGCTCCTCCCGGCCCGTACCGGCGATCACCTCGTGGCGCAGCCAGCTTTCCCACAGCAGCAGCGTGCCGGGGCGCGGGGCGACCTTGACGAACCGGTGCAGCTCGTCCGGGGCATCCTCCAGCAAGGTGGGCGCGGCCATCATCAGCGGCAGGCGGGGATCCTCCAGCCGCAGCGCACCGGCGCCTTCCGGCACGACGACGTAGACGGTGCCGGACACGACGCTGTGCGGGTGGATGTGGCCACCGTGCGCGCCACCCGGCTTCAGGACGTTGACCCACAGGCTGTCCAGCTTCAGCCGCCGGCCGCCGAGATCGAAGGCGCAATCGCCGGCAAAGGCCGCGACGTGGCGGGCGAGGCGGCGGACGAGATCGGCGAAGCGCGGATCGCGTTGCGGCAGGTCGGCCAGCGAGGCGTAGCTGGTATAGCCGCGATAGCCGTGATCGCGCGACCAGGCACGGCCGGCGCGATCCTCGGCTGCCAGGGCGCGGCAGGCATCGGCCAGCTCGGCGAGGAAGGCGGGCTCGTCGATGCGATCTTCGTAGAGGCGGGTGACGAACAGGCTGCGGCTGGGCATGCGGATCCTCCGGCGACGGTCGGGCGATAGGCGCGCCCGCGGTGGAGCGCCAGTGCGGCGGGGCGGGCGGCGGAACGGGGCGGTGCGGGCTTCGTTATCCCGTCACCATCCGCCAAGGAGACGTGACATGACCCAGCAGACCGGTGGCGATACCGACCAGGAAGCCGAGACCACGCTGCCGCTGACGCCCGAGGAGGTCGCCCGCCGCCGCGCGCGCGAGCTTGCGAGCGACAATGGCGATGCGAGCCATCAGGGCGGCGCCGGCGCGCAGGGCGGCCAGGCGGACTTCGGACTGCCCAAGAACTTCAGCTGATCGGGACCGAAGCCGCCGCTATTCCACCCGCCACGGGGGAAAGCGGCGGTTCTCCCCGGCATGATATAGGCAAATCCGGTTGCCGGCGGGATCGAGCAGGCGTGCCTCGCGCCAGAGCCAGCTTTCATCGCGTGGCAGTTGATCGAAAATCAAGCCGGCGGCCATGAGCGACGCGACACGGTCGTCGAGGTTGTCGCACTCGAAATAGATCGTCGTGGTGGATGCGGCCATGTCCATCGCGTGGATCGAGAAGGTTTCGCCGGTCGGCGTTTCGAAGCGGGCGTAGCGGGGCGGGGTGTGCACGATCCTCCGCAGGCCCAGGGCCGTGTAGAACGCGCAGGACGCGTCATAGTCGAGGCAGCCAACGGTGACCTGGTTGAGCCTCACGCACCCGCCCTCAAGCTTGCAGCCTCAGCGCCACCTCGTTCATGAAGCGCACGTCGTCGGGTTCGGCCAGGCGCGGCGCTTCGGCGGCGATCGCGCCGAGCATGTCGGCCAGCGGCTCCATCTCGGCCTTGGCGTAATTGCCGAGGACGTGTCCGGTCACGCGATCCTTGTGGCCCGGATGGCCGATGCCGATCCGCACGCGGCGATAGGGATTGCCGATATGCGCCTCCATCGACCGGAGGCCGTTATGGCCGGCAGTGCCGCCGCCCACCTTCACCTTCACCTTGAACGGCGCAAGATCGAGCTCGTCGTGGAAGGCGGTGACGTCGCCCACTTCGCCTTTGTAGAAGCGCATCGCCTCGCCCACGGCGCGGCCGCTCTCGTTCATGAAGGTGGCGGGTTTCAGCAGCAGGATGCGGCGCGTGCCGATGCGGCCCATAGCCGACCAGCCTTGGAACGCCTTCTTCCACGGATCGAAGCCATGGACCTCGGCTATGGCGTCCACCGCCATGAAGCCGACATTGTGCCGGTTGAGCGCATGTTGCGCGCCGGGATTGCCGAGGCCGACCCAGATCTGCATGGCGCCAACCGCGTGAGAGTAAGGCCCGGTCCCGCCGCCCCGACCGGGATCGGGGCGGCGGGCGGGATCGTCAGCTCGCGGAGGAAGCGGCGTCCGCCGCGGCATCCTCGGCCGCGTCGGCGGCGCTCAGCAGCGCGGACGGGGCGACGATCGTGGCGATCGTCAGGTCGCTGGCATGGCTCGCCGCCTCGGCGCCGGCAGGCAGCTTGACGTCGGAGATATGGATCGTCGCGCCGACATCGAGGCCGGCGAGCGAGATCAGGATCTGCTCCGGGATCTCGGCCGCGTCGCAGACGAGCTCCAGATCGTGAACGACGACGTTCAGCACCGCGCCGCGCTTGATGCCGGGCGAGGCCTCCTCGTCGGTGAAGTGCACCGGCACGTTCACGTGGACCTTGCTGTGCTCGCCGATGCGCAGGAAATCGACGTGAAGCGGGCGATCGCTGACCGGGTGGAACTGGACGTCCTTGGGCAGGGTGCGCAGGCTCTGGCCGCCGGCGTCGATCATCACGACGCTGTTCATGAAGTGGCCGGTGTGCAGCATCTTCATCAGCGCCTTCTCCTCGATGTGGATCGAGAGGGCTTCCTGCTTGTTGCCGTATACCACGGCGGGGACGCGGCCTTCGCGACGCATGGCGCGGGAGGCTCCCTTGCCTGCCCGCTCGCGCGTCTCGGCCGACAGGTTGAGCACGTCGCTCATATCATGTCTCCAGTTCGCTTGGTTGAAACACGCGCACCGCCTCCAGGGATGACCGGAGCGCGAGGGCGGGCCCATAGGCGAAAGGGGTGCGGGAGTCAAAAGCCGTCGCCCGCCTCAGAAGCGGGAGCATCGCCCGGTCAGCGCACCCGCTGCACCTTCAGCCCGTCCGCTGCCAGCATCGTCTGCACCGATTGCGGCCCGGCGAGGTGGCCCGCGCCCACCGCCACCAGGGTGACGCCCGGCGTCGCCAGCCGCGCCTCCAGCAGCTTGGCCCAGTTGCGGTTGCGGCGGATGAGCAGGGCGTCGCGCAGGGCGGCGCTGTCCTTCAGATCCTCGTCGAAGGTGGCGGCGATCGCCTTCTCGTCGCCGCGTGCCCATGCGGCGAGCATCGCGTCGAACTCCTCGCGCATCTTCGCCGGATCCTCGACGATGCCGGCCAGGAACTCGCGCTGCGCGTCTTCCGGCAGGCCGTCGAAGAAGCCGAGCTGCTGCTCGGGCGTCTCCAGCCCCTCGACCGGCAGCGCGCGCGCCTTGAACTGCGCCTCGATCTGCGGCTCCACCCCCTCGCCGGCGACGAGCTTCATGTCGTTCAGGGTGGTGCTGACGAGCATGAGGCCGGCGGTCCACGTCTCCAGCCGGTCGAACACCGCCGCCGGCACGCCGCTGCGCCGGATCATCGCGGCGAGCGCGTCGCGCTTCTCCGCCGGCACGCGGTCCAGGATCGGCGGCAGGCCGGCCGTGGCCGGCGTGCCCAGCCGCATCAGCAGGGCGGACAAAGCGGCGGGATCGGGGCCGAGCACGGTTTCGATCACCAGCGTGCGGGCGGCGGCGATGGCATCGCGCACCGGCCCGTTCTGCCACGCATAGCCGGTGGGCAGCACGTGGATGGTGCCGAACAGGTAGATCGTGCTGTCCGCATCGGCGAGCTTCCACAGCGCCGGGCGCGCCTGCGCCGGCGGTGGCGCATCGTGCCGCGGCAGCGCGCACGCGCCGAGCAGCAGGGGGACGAGAAGGGCGGAGAGGGCCTTGCGCATGCCGCCGCTGCTAGCCTGTAAGCCGCGCGTCCGGAAGGGGCGTGCGCGGCGCCCGGCTTGACCCTGCCGGGGCGATCCGCCAAACGCGACGCCGTTCCGCCGCCGATGCAGAGGGCTTCCGCCGTGTCAGCCGACAAGCCGCTCAGCTTCCAGCAGCTGATCCTGACCCTGCACGATTACTGGAGCGCGCGCGGGTGCGTGATCCTGCAACCCTATGACATGGAGATGGGCGCCGGCACCTTCCACACCGCCACCACCCTGCACGCGCTGGGGCCGGATGCGTGGAACGCCGCCTTCGTGCAGCCCTGCCGCCGCCCCACCGACGGCCGCTACGGCGAGAACCCCAACCGGCTGGGCGCCTACTACCAGTATCAGGTCATCATGAAGCCCAGCCCGCCCGATCTGCAGGCGCTGTACCTGGGCAGCCTTGACGCGATCGGCATCGATCCGCTGCTGCACGACATACGCTTCGTCGAGGACGACTGGGAGAGCCCGACCCTGGGCGCCTGGGGCCTGGGCTGGGAGGTGTGGTGCGACGGCATGGAGGTGACGCAGTTCACCTACTTCCAGCAGATGGGCGGCTATGACTGCAAGCCGGTGGCGGGCGAGCTGACCTATGGGCTGGAGCGGCTGGCCATGTATATCCAGAACAAGAGCAGCATCTTCGACCTGGTCTACAACGATCCCGCGCCCGGCATGCCGGTGCTGACCTATGGCGACGTGTTCATCGAGAACGAGCGCCAGATGTCCCGCTGGAACTTCGAGGTGGCCGATACCGAGCGGCTGTTCGACGGGTTCCGCAAGGCGGCGGCGGAGTGCGAGACCTGCCTGGCCGCCGGCCTGCCGATCCCGGCCTACGAGCAAGCGATCAAGGCCAGCCACCTGTTCAACACGCTGCAGGCGCGCGGCGTGATCTCGGTGGCGGAGCGGCAGGCCTATATCGGCCGGGTGCGCGATCTGGCGAAGGGCGCGTGCAAGTCGTGGATGGAGCATCAGGGGTGGGAGGCATGAGCGACTTCCTGCTCGAGCTCTTCTCCGAGGAGATACCGGCGCGGATGCAGGAGAAGGCATGCGCCGATCTCGCCCGCCTGTTCGCCGCCGAGCTGGAGAAAGCGGGTCTGCGCGCGGCCGCGATCGAGACGTTCGCCACGCCGCGTCGGCTGGCGCTGATCGCGCGCGGGCTGCCGCCGGCGACCGACGCCGTGGCAGAGGAGATCAAGGGGCCGCGCGCCGACGCCCCGCCGCAGGCGCTGGCCGGCTTTCTGGGCAAGACCGGGCTGACCCGCGACCAACTGGTCGAGCGGGCGGACGCCAAGGGCAACGCCGTGCTGTACGCGGTGATCGAGAAGCCGGGCCGCGCCACGGCGGAGGTGCTGGCGACGGCCATCCCGGCGGTGGTGCGGGCCTTTCCGTGGCCGAAGGCGATGCGCTGGGGCGCGGCTTCCGCCAGCACCGCGTCGCTGCGCTGGGTGCGGCCGTTGCAGGGGATCGTGGCGCTGCTGGGCGACGCGGTGGTGCCCTGCGAGGTGGACGGCATCGTCGCCGGCGCGGCGACCCTGGGCCACCGCTTCCACCACCCCGGCCCGATCACGATTGGTGGCGCGGACGATTATGCGTTCAAGCTGCGCGCCGCCCACGTGATCCTCGATCCCGCCGAGCGCCGCGCGATCATCAGCGAGGGCGCCGCGCGGGCCGCCGCCGCCCAGGGACTGGGCGTGGTGGCGGACGAGGGGCTGGTGGCGGAGAATGCCGGCCTCACCGAGTGGCCGGTGCCGCTGCTGGGCCGCTTCGACCCGGCCTTCCTGGATGTGCCGCGCGAGGTGATCCAGCTGACCATGCGGACCAACCAGAAATATTTCGCCTGCGTGGATGCCGGCGGCGCGCTGGCGCCCGCCTTCCTGTGCACCGCCAACATCGACGCGCGGGACGGTGGCGCCGGCATCGTGGCGGGCAACCAGAAGGTGCTGGCGGCGCGCCTCGCCGACGCGAAATTCTTCTGGGAGCAGGATTTGAAGGTGCCGCTGGCCGACTGGGCCGGCAAGCTGGACCGGATCGTGTTCCACGAGAAGCTGGGCACCGTGGCGGACAAGGCCGCGCGGGTGGCGAAGCTGGCGCGCTGGCTGGTGGAAGAGGGGATCGTCGCCCCCGCAGCCGATCCGGCCGAACGCGCGGCGCTGGCGGACATGGCGCAACAGGCGGCGGAACTGGCGAAGGCCGATCTCGTCACCGGCATGGTGGGCGAGTTTCCCGAGTTGCAGGGCGTGATGGGCGGCTATTATGCCCGCGCCGGAGGCCTGCAGGACGCGGTGGCCGACGCCATCCGCGACCATTACAAACCCGTCGGCCAGGGCGACGACGTGCCGACCGCGCCGGTGACGGTGGCGGTGAGCCTCGCGGACAAGCTGGATAGCATCGTTGGCTTTTTCTTTCATGATCTGCGACCAACCGGATCTAAGGATCCATTCGCTCTTCGAAGGTCAGCTAACGGTATAATTCAGCTGATACTTCAACAGCAGCTTAGACTCTCTACTGAGCGCCTCGTGCTATTTGGTCTGACGCAAGTATCAGAAGAGAAGTTTGACACCGCGTTCGCTGCCTCAGTAAATTCTGTTAATTCTGCTCTGAAGACCCTTAGACTTAGCTCTGAACAAAAGCAGGCAGTGGTGCCTTACGAGTTTCTCGACGACTTGGCCCAGAGTGCGGCCGGCGACGCTTTCATATTTCCACAAGAGGTGCTCAACTTCTTCGCAGAACGTCTCAAGGTCCAGCAGCGCGAGGCAGGCGTCCGCCACGACCTTATCGATGCCGTGTTCGCGCTCGGCGGCGAGGACGATCTCGTCCGGCTGCTCGCGCGGGTGGAGGCGTTGCAGGCGTTCGTCGCGACCGAGGACGGGACGAACCTGCTCGCCGGATACAAGCGCGCGGCCAACATCCTGAAGAAGGAGGGGTGGGCCGACGCCGCCCCCCCGATCCTCTCCGACGCGGGCGAGCAGGGGATCGCGCAGACCGGCGAGGAGGATCCGCTGTCGCTGGTCGACGATCCGGACGTGGCGGCGGCGGTGGCCGCGCTCGACGGGGCGCGGGGGCACGGCCTGCCCTACACGCCGGAGCCGGCCGAGGCGGCGCTGATCGCGGCGCTGGACGATGCCGCGCCGCGCGCCGCGCAGGCCGTCGCGGCGGAGGATTTCGCCGGGGCGATGGCCGCCCTCGCCGGGCTGCGCGCGCCGATCGACACCTTCTTCGATCAGGTCACGGTAAACGATCCGGATCGGGACAAGCGGGCGTCGCGTCTCGCGCTGCTTGATCGTATTCGTGGTGCGGTGCACAATGTCGCGGACTTTGCGAAGATAGAGGGCTGACGATGGCGAGCGTTCTTGAGGCTGACGGTACGGCATCTTCGGCGGACCCGCGCTACGTCTACCGTTTCGGCGGCGGCGTCTCCGATGGCGGCAGGGGCGATCGCAACCTGCTGGGCGGCAAGGGCGCGAACCTGGCCGAGATGGCCTCGATCGGGCTGCCGGTGCCGCCGGGCTTCACCATCTCGACCGAGATGTGCCAGCGTTACTATGAGGAGGGCGAGCAGTTTCCCGAATCGCTGCGGCGCGAGGTGGCGAACGGCATCGCCCATATCGAGACGATCACCGGCAAGACGTTCGGCCTCGCCGCCGATCCGCTGCTGGTCTCGGTGCGCTCCGGCGCGCGCGCATCGATGCCGGGCATGATGGACACGGTGCTGAACCTCGGCCTCAACGACGAGACGGTCGTCGGCCTCGCCGAGACATCGGGCGACGCCCGCTTCGCGTGGGACAGCTATCGCCGCTTCATCCAGATGTATTCCGACGTGGTGCTGGAGCTGGATCATGGCGCCTTCGAGGAGGCGCTGGAGATCGCCAAGGAGGACAAGGGCTTCACCCTGGACACCGAGCTTTCGGCCGAGGACTGGCAGGCGCTGGTCAGGCAGTACAAGGCCATCGTCGAGGAGCAGTGGAGCAGGCCCTTCCCGCAGGACGTGCACGAGCAGCTGTGGGGCGCCGTCGGCGCGGTGTTCGGATCGTGGCAGTCGGAGCGGGCGAAGGTGTATCGCCGGCTGAACGACATTCCGGCGGCCTGGGGCACGGCGGTGAACGTGCAGGCGATGGTGTTCGGCAACATGGGCGACACCTCGGCGACGGGCGTGGCCTTCACCCGCGATCCGGCCAAGGGCGACCGGGCCTATTATGGCGAGTTCCTGATCAACGCGCAGGGCGAGGACGTGGTGGCGGGCATCCGCACGCCGCAATATCTGACGCGCGCGGCGCGCGAGGCGGCGAATGCGAAGCCGCTCTCGATGGAGGAGGCGCTGCCGGAGGTGTACGGCCAACTCGCCAAGGTGTTCGACCTGCTGGAGACGCATTATCGCGACATGCAGGATATCGAGTTCACCGTGGAAGCGGGCACGCTCTGGATGCTCCAGACGCGCTCGGGCAAGCGCACCGCCAAGGCGGCGCTGAAGATCGCGGTGGACATGGCGAGCGAGGGCTTGATCACCGAGGAGGAGGCCGTCGCCCGCGTCGATCCCGCCGCGCTGGACCAGCTGCTGCACCCGACCCTGGACCCCAAGGCGCCGCGCGACGTGATCGCCAAGGGGCTGCCGGCCTCGCCCGGGGCGGCCAGCGGCATCGCCGTGTTCGACAGCGACACGGCCGAGAAGCGCACCGAACTGGGCGACGCGGTGATCCTGGTGCGGACGGAGACGAGCCCCGAGGACATTCACGGCATGCACGCCGCCAAGGGTATCCTCACCGCGCGCGGCGGCATGACCAGCCACGCCGCCGTGGTGGCGCGCGGCATGGGGCGGCCGTGCGTCTCCGGCGTCGGCACGCTGGCGATCGACGCGAAGGCGCGCAGCTTCCGCGTCGGCGGGCGCGAGGTGAAGGAGGGCGACCTCATCACCATCGACGGCGCGACCGGCGAGGTGATGCTGGGCCAGGTGGCCACCGTGGAGCCGGAGCTGGCCGGCGACTTCGGCACGCTGATGGTGTGGGCCGACAAGGTGCGTCGCCTGAAGGTGCGCGCCAATGCCGAGACCCCGGCCGACTGCCGCACCGCGCGCCAGTTCGGCGCGGAAGGCGTCGGCCTCTGCCGTACCGAGCACATGTTCTTCGATGCCGAGCGCATCACCGCCGTGCGCCAGATGATCCTGGCGGAGGACGAGAAGGGCCGGCGGGCGGCGCTGGCCAAGCTGCTGCCGGCGCAACGCAGCGACTTCACCCAGATCTTCGAGATCATGGCCGGGCTGCCGGTGACGATCCGCCTGCTCGATCCGCCGCTGCACGAATTCCTGCCGCACGAGGAGGAGGAGTTCGCCGAGGTGGCGAAGGCGGCCGACGTATCGGTGGACGTGCTGAAGCGGCGCGCGGCCGAGCTGCACGAGTTCAACCCGATGCTGGGCCATCGCGGCTGCCGGCTGGGCGTGACCTATCCCGAAATCTACGAGATGCAGGCGCGCGCCATCTTCGAGGCGGCCGTGGACATGGCGGAGACGTCCGGCGCGGCGCCGATCCCGGAGGTGATGGTGCCGCTGGTCGCCACGCGGCGCGAGCTGGAGCTGATGAAGCAGGTGATCGACAAGGCGGCCGAGGCGGTGTTCGCCGACAAGGGCCGGCGCATCGACTATCTCGTCGGCACGATGATCGAGCTGCCGCGCGCCGCGCTGAAGGCCGGCGAGATCGCCGAGGTGGGCGAGTTCTTCTCGTTCGGCACCAACGATCTGACGCAGACGACGCTGGGCGTCTCGCGCGACGATGCCGCCCGCTTCCTCTCCACCTATGTGGAAAAGGGGATCTACGCCAAGGACCCGTTCGTCAGCCTGGACGTGGAGGGCGTGGGCGAGCTGATCGAGCTGGCGGCCGAGCGCGGGCGGGCGACGCGGCCGGCGATCAAGCTCGGCATCTGCGGCGAGCATGGCGGCGACCCGGCGAGCATCGCCTTCTGCGAGAAGACCGGCCTCGATTATGTGAGCGCATCGCCCTACCGCGTGCCGATCGCCCGGCTGGCGGCGGCGCAGGCGGCACTGGCGAAGGGCTGACGCGGAGCATCGTTGGGCGGGGGTGAAACCAAGCCTCCGCTCAATCTGCCCTCCGGGTCCGTCCTAAAGCGTATCGACATTCAGCTTTTTGCACGTCCGCTCATCCTGAGGAGGGGCTGAGCGAAGGCGAAGACCCGTCTCGAAGGACCGTCCATGTCCTTCGAGACGCCATTTCGACACGCTCAATGGCTCCTCAGGATGAGCGGTTTGCAGAGAATGCGTGTGAAGATCGGCTTGATCCGCTGAATGTCGATCCGCCTAAGGTCCCTACGTTATTACGGCGAACGCTGGGAATGGCTCCAGCCTGCGCTGGAGCGACGGAGATGAGGCGTTCAGTCTCTTGGCATGAGCCGAGAGACGGATTAGCTCGCTGCCTTCACTACCGCCGGCGCAATCGGGTGGAACCGGCTGCCGGGGAGCTTACCGCCGCCCGGCCTTCGAAACTCACACGCCGCTTCCAACGAACGGCTGACGCAACGCTACGAACGAAACAAGTGTAACCGCTCGCCCCTCAGGCGCGGGCGATGGCCGCGGCGCCGGCCACGGCTTCCGCCGAGAAGCCCAGGCCCAGCAGATTCGCGGCGAACGCCCGCGCCCGCTGGTCGCCCCGCCGCTCGAAACCCACGAAGCGGCGGAGCGTCTCTAGCCGATCGTCGGCGAGCGGCTGCGGCCCCTCCACCCCGGTCAGCATGGTCATCAAGCGGGCGAAGGCCGAGGTGCGCGGTTCGATCGCGTTGCGATCGGCGTCGCGCTTGGCCAGCAGCACCACCCGCTGCTCGAGCGCCGTCAGCGTGCGCGCGGCGGGAACCGTCTCGTGGCGGTCGAAGCTGTCGCGGGTGGGAAGCTGCATCGAACGTCTCCTTCGTTGGAGGCGTTATGCCGATTCGCCTGAACCGTGGCTGTGACGTCCGCCACAATGCGCATTTTCTTCCGCCCGATCAGACGAAGCGTGCGCGATGCTCGTCGACGCGACCGCTGGCGAGCAGGGCGGCCTGCTCCCGCCACTCCTCGCGTGCGATCGTGCCCGGCGTCGCGCCAAGGCGGCCTTCGAGCGCGGCGGCGTCGCTGTCGCTCATGCGGCTGAGATCGACGAAGCGGTGGATGCCGGCATCGTTGAGCCGGGCCTCGCCCGCGGAGCCGATGCCGCGGATCAGCGAGAGATCGTCGCGCCGGCCGCTAGCGGCGGCGGCGATCGATCCGGCGGTGCCGGCGGCGATCGCGGGCTCGTGCCGCTCCAGCTCGGCGATGCGGGCGCGGGCGGCGGCGTCGCGATCGGCATGCGCCGTCTCCAGCGCCAGCCGCTGGTCCCGTTCCGCCTCATATTGCCGTCGCCACCGGCCGCCGCGGGAGCGCGACAGCAGGCCGAGCAGCCAGCCGAGCACGAGGACGAGGAAGTAGAGCGCGAGCTGGTTGAACGAGATGGCCATCGCATGATCCCCTGTTACGGGGCAAAACGAGGTGGCGCGATTCCCGTTCCGGGTGGAACGAGCCGTGTCTAGATTGTCATCCTGAACTCGTTCGAGGTTCCGCCGCGCCAGGCCGACGCGTCGTGCGAAGCGCGCGAAACCGTCACTTGCCGACGAAATTGTCCGAGATGGAGCAGGCGGCCGGGCCGAGGATGACGATGAACAGCACCGGCAGGATGAAGCAGATCAGCGGCACCGTCATGATCGCGGGCAGCCGTGCGGCCTTTTCCTCGGCGCGCATCATCCGCTCGTTGCGGAACTCGGCCGAGAGGACGCGAAGGGCGGAGGCGAGCGGGGTGCCGTATTTCTCCGTCTGGATCATCGTCGTCACCACGCCGCGCACGGAATCGAGCGCCACGCGCTGGGCGAGATTCTCAAAGGCGGAGCGGCGATCGGTGAGGAAGCCGAGCTCGATCGCGGTGAGGCCGAACTCGTCGCCGAGCTCCGGATAGGCGCGGCCGAGCTCGCGGGCGACGCGGTGGAAGGCGGCATCCACCGTCAGGCCCGCCTCGGCGCAGATCACCAGCAGGTCCAGCGCGTCCGGCAGGCCCTTGCGGATCTCCTTCGAGCGCTTGTCGATCTTGTTCTTGAGGAAGATGTCCGGCGCCTTGTAGCTGAGCAGCAGCGAGCCCGCGACGAGCCCGAACTTCTTCAGCGGCGTCCAGTCCCCGAACCAGCCGAGCATGTAGACGCCGACCACCATGGTGCCGCCGAACACGATCGGCAGCACCATGCGGCCGAAGATCACCGCGAGCGCCCAGTCCTTGGAGCGGATGCCCGCCTGGGCGAGCTTGATCTGCGCTTCCTTGAGCTGCGAATCCTGCAGCACCTTCAGCGATTGCAGGAAAGAGCGGAGGAAGTCCGCCGTCTCGGTGCTCTGGCCGAGCTTGGCGCGGCGCTTGTTGGTGGAGGCGGTGATGCCGGCCTTCAGCTGCTCGCGCCGGTCGTTCAGCGCCTTCACGCGCTTGGCCATCGGGTTGCGCACGGTGGTGGCGGCGTAGACCGCGACCAGCAGCGCGGCCAGCGCGATCGCCATGAACAGGGTGGCGGCGCTGAAGATGTCGACGCCCAGGATCTTCGGGCCGCCTGCGGTGGCGATCATGCGATCCTCCTCAAATCTCGAAGTTGATCATCTGGCGCATCACGAACGCGCCGATGCCCATCCACACGAGGCCGCCGAGGCCGGTGACGATCAGCCGCTCATCCTCGAAGAACTTCATCATGTAATCTGGGTTGATGTAGAGGATCGAGCCGAACACCATGAACGGCAGCACGCCGATGATGTAGGCCGACGCCTTGGACTCGGAGGACATCGCCGCGATCTTCAGCTTCATCTGCGCGCGCTTGCGCAGCACGTCGGCCAAGTTGGAGAGGGTCTCCGCCAGATTGCCGCCCGTTTCGCGCTGGATGGCGAGGGTGATGACGAAGAACTGGAACTCGGGCGTGCCGAGCCGATCGGCGGTATCCTGGAGCGCCGCCTCCATCGTCCGGCCGATCTTCATCTTGTCGGTGACGGTGCGGAACTCGACGCCGACCGGCCCGGGCACCTCGCCGCCGACCACGCCGAGCGTCTCGGAGATCGGCAGGCCGGAGCGCAGACCGCGCACCAGCAGCTCGATGGCGTCGGGAAACTTGGCGTTGAACTGCTTGACCCGCTTCTTGATGAGATGGCCGATCACCATGTGCGGCAGGCCGATACCGACGAAGAGCCCGCCCAGCGCCGCGAGCGGAATCGGCGCGCCCTTCACCACGATGGCGAGCGCCACGACGACGGTCAGCGCGATGTTGGCCAGCAGATACTGGCCGAGCGTCCATTCCTTGCCGGTCATGGCGATGCGCTTGCTCAGCACCGCCGGGTTCGGCAGCAGCTGGGTGAAGGCGAGATCGAGCTTCGTCTCGCGCGCGGCCACGATGCGGCGCATCTGCGCGGCCACCACCGCGCCCTCGCCATGGCGCTCCTTCACCGCGTCCAGCCGGCGCGACTGCGCCTTGCCGGTGGACGGGCCGGTGAAGGCGAACACGCCCATCGCGA encodes:
- a CDS encoding VOC family protein, which gives rise to MRLNQVTVGCLDYDASCAFYTALGLRRIVHTPPRYARFETPTGETFSIHAMDMAASTTTIYFECDNLDDRVASLMAAGLIFDQLPRDESWLWREARLLDPAGNRICLYHAGENRRFPPWRVE
- a CDS encoding glycine--tRNA ligase subunit alpha encodes the protein MQRASAVSADKPLSFQQLILTLHDYWSARGCVILQPYDMEMGAGTFHTATTLHALGPDAWNAAFVQPCRRPTDGRYGENPNRLGAYYQYQVIMKPSPPDLQALYLGSLDAIGIDPLLHDIRFVEDDWESPTLGAWGLGWEVWCDGMEVTQFTYFQQMGGYDCKPVAGELTYGLERLAMYIQNKSSIFDLVYNDPAPGMPVLTYGDVFIENERQMSRWNFEVADTERLFDGFRKAAAECETCLAAGLPIPAYEQAIKASHLFNTLQARGVISVAERQAYIGRVRDLAKGACKSWMEHQGWEA
- the glyS gene encoding glycine--tRNA ligase subunit beta, which gives rise to MSDFLLELFSEEIPARMQEKACADLARLFAAELEKAGLRAAAIETFATPRRLALIARGLPPATDAVAEEIKGPRADAPPQALAGFLGKTGLTRDQLVERADAKGNAVLYAVIEKPGRATAEVLATAIPAVVRAFPWPKAMRWGAASASTASLRWVRPLQGIVALLGDAVVPCEVDGIVAGAATLGHRFHHPGPITIGGADDYAFKLRAAHVILDPAERRAIISEGAARAAAAQGLGVVADEGLVAENAGLTEWPVPLLGRFDPAFLDVPREVIQLTMRTNQKYFACVDAGGALAPAFLCTANIDARDGGAGIVAGNQKVLAARLADAKFFWEQDLKVPLADWAGKLDRIVFHEKLGTVADKAARVAKLARWLVEEGIVAPAADPAERAALADMAQQAAELAKADLVTGMVGEFPELQGVMGGYYARAGGLQDAVADAIRDHYKPVGQGDDVPTAPVTVAVSLADKLDSIVGFFFHDLRPTGSKDPFALRRSANGIIQLILQQQLRLSTERLVLFGLTQVSEEKFDTAFAASVNSVNSALKTLRLSSEQKQAVVPYEFLDDLAQSAAGDAFIFPQEVLNFFAERLKVQQREAGVRHDLIDAVFALGGEDDLVRLLARVEALQAFVATEDGTNLLAGYKRAANILKKEGWADAAPPILSDAGEQGIAQTGEEDPLSLVDDPDVAAAVAALDGARGHGLPYTPEPAEAALIAALDDAAPRAAQAVAAEDFAGAMAALAGLRAPIDTFFDQVTVNDPDRDKRASRLALLDRIRGAVHNVADFAKIEG
- a CDS encoding 50S ribosomal protein L25/general stress protein Ctc, with the translated sequence MSDVLNLSAETRERAGKGASRAMRREGRVPAVVYGNKQEALSIHIEEKALMKMLHTGHFMNSVVMIDAGGQSLRTLPKDVQFHPVSDRPLHVDFLRIGEHSKVHVNVPVHFTDEEASPGIKRGAVLNVVVHDLELVCDAAEIPEQILISLAGLDVGATIHISDVKLPAGAEAASHASDLTIATIVAPSALLSAADAAEDAAADAASSAS
- a CDS encoding TraB/GumN family protein, with the translated sequence MRKALSALLVPLLLGACALPRHDAPPPAQARPALWKLADADSTIYLFGTIHVLPTGYAWQNGPVRDAIAAARTLVIETVLGPDPAALSALLMRLGTPATAGLPPILDRVPAEKRDALAAMIRRSGVPAAVFDRLETWTAGLMLVSTTLNDMKLVAGEGVEPQIEAQFKARALPVEGLETPEQQLGFFDGLPEDAQREFLAGIVEDPAKMREEFDAMLAAWARGDEKAIAATFDEDLKDSAALRDALLIRRNRNWAKLLEARLATPGVTLVAVGAGHLAGPQSVQTMLAADGLKVQRVR
- a CDS encoding TIGR02466 family protein; protein product: MPSRSLFVTRLYEDRIDEPAFLAELADACRALAAEDRAGRAWSRDHGYRGYTSYASLADLPQRDPRFADLVRRLARHVAAFAGDCAFDLGGRRLKLDSLWVNVLKPGGAHGGHIHPHSVVSGTVYVVVPEGAGALRLEDPRLPLMMAAPTLLEDAPDELHRFVKVAPRPGTLLLWESWLRHEVIAGTGREERISVSFNYR
- the pth gene encoding aminoacyl-tRNA hydrolase, with protein sequence MQIWVGLGNPGAQHALNRHNVGFMAVDAIAEVHGFDPWKKAFQGWSAMGRIGTRRILLLKPATFMNESGRAVGEAMRFYKGEVGDVTAFHDELDLAPFKVKVKVGGGTAGHNGLRSMEAHIGNPYRRVRIGIGHPGHKDRVTGHVLGNYAKAEMEPLADMLGAIAAEAPRLAEPDDVRFMNEVALRLQA